The nucleotide window AAGAAGGCGAAATGTTTGAAGAGCCGCGGGAAAAGCACCGCGCACCTTTGAGTCGCACGTCGTCGATCAGGCGCTTCCGCGCGTCGACGACAGGCTGAAGGTAACGAGTGGGACGGCAAATCTAGTTCTTCCTTCTTCTGTCGCATAGTGAGTAGTATGTTCGCAATGGGCTACATCAGTCTTGAAACTCCGCCACTCATTCCGGGCGCTCGCAGCCCATCCATCAGTACCTCGACTAGCCGGTAAGCGCCTGTCTTCCACTGTTGTGCCCAGTATCGTCCATGCTACGCACCAAGCCACTGGCGCTCTGAGGCATAAAGCGTTTCCACGGTTTCGGGCCGGTCGATACCTGGGAGATCGTCCCGAACAGCATTGCCCAGAAAGTCCAGAACGTAGCTCAGGTAGCGGTAAGAGAGCCTGTACCCGGCGAGCTTCGTGTCGTCCAACGTAAGAACTTGACCGGGATTGCAAGCGATGAGCGAGTCCCTTACGTAGTAGACACGCAAACCTGCTATAAGCCACTGGTCTCCGGTCGACCGTGCAGCACGCCAGAGAAGGTGAACATGGCCGGCCTGATTTACGTCGATACCATCGAGTTGCGAAAAGTTCTGAAGCACGCATGGCATATCGACGATGGCACGAGTCCCATTAAGTGTCACTGTCGCGGGACTCAGTTGGTGGAAGTTAATAGAGTCGGGGCGGATGGTTTTCTTTGTTTGCTCGATGAACTGAGACCCGCTTCCTTGAAACCAGGAGACTTCGACAGTCGACTCGGGATGCCAGTAGGATGCCATTTCGTCCCAGTGTCCTCCGTCCCGCGCAATCCGCTCACTACCGATCATATCGACGATCAACATCTTCTCAACCTGCTCAGTCATGACCATTGAACCTCTCATAATCTCAAATTCGTACTTCATCAAACAGCGTTAGCGGGACTGAAAGATAGCATCGACTTCATCTCGAAGCCCCACAAGGATGGCCTCGACAACAGACGGCGTAAAGCTTTTCCAACCCATTATTCCTAACGCGGACCTCCTCACGGCACGGAACGCCAGTACTCGCCCGACGAGCATGAATGCCTGAAGCTTCACGGCTTGTCCAGCTGGCGGCAGGCTGCGCAAGATGCCGATGAGCCGGCATGCCGTTTTCATGAGACGCTTTTCTACAAAGTCAGACAGAGAGTGTTGTGCCTCTGTCGGATACAGCTGCTCATGCACGACCAACGCCATCCAGTCCGCCCGGTTTAGAAGCAGGACCTTCGCGTGAACTCGCAGTAGGTCCTGTAAGACTTCTAGCGCTCTGGCATGAGACATCGATATATCCCTCAGCGCATCGGTTGCCGCAGCCAGAACAGGGCTAAGTTGCCTCTCCATCTCTTCGGAGATCGAACTAAAAACAGCCAGGTATAGACCTTGCTTAGAACCGAAGTGGTGGGCGATGGAAGGCAAAGTGGTGCCGGCCGCGTTTGCGATCTCCCTCGTCGAGACGCCATCAAACCCACGCTCACTGAACAAGCCGGTTGCAACATCGAGCAATTTTGCGTGCGTCGTTCTTCCTCGCTCGTTCACGCCATTGACCCTCCGGGTCGGAATTGTGTCCTAATAATTCTATCGCTCGATACATTAATGGTGCTAACGCTTGGCTATGGTCTTGCACCTCTAGAGTAGATGCGCTCTCTTTTACATATCTATCGTACGATATAATTATCTCAACAGCGGTTGTTCATGCTGCGGAGAGCTGCCGATGAATGCGCAAGCACCTACTGGGATGATCGTGGACCTCGCATCAGAAGACCCTTCTACGCATCATCTAACCGAGGGTAGAAGCCGACGAGGGTTCTTGAAATCCGTCGCCGCCTTTGCAGCTGCGGCTGTCGGTTGGATTTCGACGAGCGATGCAGGAGCAATCGGAACCCCCCAAACGATCCATCTAACAGACTCAGTACAAGGAAATCTCATGCCCCTGGAAATCATTTGTCTTGAAGAACACACGGTTGACGCGGAGATTGCAAAAGCCACGAGATCCGCGGCGCTGAAGGAAGCTCCTTATGCTGGCGACGTTAACTCGATATACCACGATGACTCCGTTGCACAACCGACCGACCGACCGCGCTTTGTGGAATCAAAAACGGCGTTTCGCCTTGCAGGCCGATCGATTGCGGATCGGCTTCCCGCTATGGATCAGGCGGGCATCGACATGCAGATTGTGTCGTACAGCAACGCCACGCAGGATGCACCGCCGACGCAGGCTACCTCGCTGGCGCAGGCTGCCAACGACCGTCTTGCCGATGCCGTTCGAAAACATCCGAGTCGTCTTGGCGGTTTCTGCACACTTCCATGGCAGGATACCCACGCTGCAGTCCGCGAGATCGAACGCTGTGTGCAGCAGCTGGACCTTCGCGCAACCCTACTCATCGGTCGCCCCGGTAAGAGCGTCTTTCTCGAAGAGAAGCAATTTGAGCCCATCCTTGCAAAACTGGCGGAATTGGATACACCGCTCTACATTCACCCCGGGGCACCTCTCCTGCAGGTTCAGCAGCCCTACTATGGCGGTCTGAACAAGGAGGTCACGGCCCGGCTATCTTTATTTGGCTGGGGATGGCATCACGAAGCAGGAATCCAGGTGGTGAGACTGATCCTGTCCGGTGCGCTTGATCGCCATCCTAAGCTGAAGATCATCAGCGGACACTGGGGTGAGATGGTTCCTTTCTTCCTG belongs to Granulicella arctica and includes:
- a CDS encoding nuclear transport factor 2 family protein, which codes for MTEQVEKMLIVDMIGSERIARDGGHWDEMASYWHPESTVEVSWFQGSGSQFIEQTKKTIRPDSINFHQLSPATVTLNGTRAIVDMPCVLQNFSQLDGIDVNQAGHVHLLWRAARSTGDQWLIAGLRVYYVRDSLIACNPGQVLTLDDTKLAGYRLSYRYLSYVLDFLGNAVRDDLPGIDRPETVETLYASERQWLGA
- a CDS encoding CerR family C-terminal domain-containing protein; this translates as MNERGRTTHAKLLDVATGLFSERGFDGVSTREIANAAGTTLPSIAHHFGSKQGLYLAVFSSISEEMERQLSPVLAAATDALRDISMSHARALEVLQDLLRVHAKVLLLNRADWMALVVHEQLYPTEAQHSLSDFVEKRLMKTACRLIGILRSLPPAGQAVKLQAFMLVGRVLAFRAVRRSALGIMGWKSFTPSVVEAILVGLRDEVDAIFQSR
- a CDS encoding amidohydrolase family protein; the encoded protein is MPLEIICLEEHTVDAEIAKATRSAALKEAPYAGDVNSIYHDDSVAQPTDRPRFVESKTAFRLAGRSIADRLPAMDQAGIDMQIVSYSNATQDAPPTQATSLAQAANDRLADAVRKHPSRLGGFCTLPWQDTHAAVREIERCVQQLDLRATLLIGRPGKSVFLEEKQFEPILAKLAELDTPLYIHPGAPLLQVQQPYYGGLNKEVTARLSLFGWGWHHEAGIQVVRLILSGALDRHPKLKIISGHWGEMVPFFLQRLDDMIPQGATGLRRTITQTYRDQVWVTPSGMLNMPHFNFIRETLGYERIMFSVDYPYLTMTGARSWLEHLPVADKERVAIASGNARKLFRL